The Pseudomonas asiatica genome has a segment encoding these proteins:
- the lolB gene encoding lipoprotein insertase outer membrane protein LolB: MFLRHCITFTLIALLAGCAGFGSREALQGHGDPQQWRAHKEQLSSLDGWQINGKVGIRAPRESGSGTLFWLQRQDYYDIRLAGPLGRGAARLTGRPGGVVLEVANQGRYEAPSPEALLEEQLGWQLPVSHLVWWVRGLPAPDSKSKLTLDGDSRLASLDQDGWQVQYLSYTEQNGYWLPERLKLHGKNLDVTLVVKDWQPRQLGH, encoded by the coding sequence ATGTTCCTGCGCCATTGCATTACCTTCACCCTGATCGCCCTGCTGGCCGGCTGTGCCGGCTTCGGTAGCCGCGAGGCCCTGCAGGGCCACGGCGACCCGCAGCAGTGGCGCGCCCATAAAGAGCAGCTGAGCAGCCTCGATGGCTGGCAGATCAACGGCAAGGTCGGCATCCGTGCCCCGCGCGAGTCGGGCAGCGGCACGCTGTTCTGGCTGCAACGCCAGGACTACTACGACATTCGCCTGGCCGGCCCGCTGGGCCGTGGCGCCGCACGCCTGACCGGCCGCCCCGGCGGCGTGGTACTGGAAGTGGCCAACCAGGGCCGCTACGAGGCACCCAGCCCCGAAGCGCTGCTGGAAGAACAACTGGGCTGGCAGTTGCCGGTCTCGCACCTGGTCTGGTGGGTACGCGGCCTGCCCGCCCCCGACAGCAAGAGCAAGCTGACCCTGGACGGCGACAGCCGGCTGGCCAGCCTCGACCAGGATGGCTGGCAGGTGCAGTACCTGAGCTACACCGAGCAGAACGGCTACTGGCTGCCCGAGCGCCTGAAGCTGCACGGCAAAAACCTCGACGTGACCCTGGTGGTCAAGGACTGGCAGCCGCGCCAGCTGGGGCACTGA
- a CDS encoding ATP-grasp domain-containing protein has product MKHVVFVDSTVSGLLAFEAAKRLGCHVTFIHQRDASFLTISIKDDTSRLEPYLRYVDTYLRIDNLEDGELSQLLANLHAERPIDALISTSEAAIVPVAREAQRIGTLYPRYEALCGAVYKSRLRETLRAHGLRSPDFEVLSEEQLINGVAPSLSLPFVVKPTRGFAKQFSAICHSQADFDAFLAELRQSRKGADPMIDHLISSDYLVEQYIDGTLHSAEVIVQDAKVSCFATTIRFRADHSEILEMTATMPSGLDAAQRDEIKAYVQAVFSALGLDVGLYHVELLRDAKGPCLVEINARMMGSVAPQMYRMLTGIDPFELLVRLHLGEPILIDDSVLQRAGSVVTVASRNGGHIANDYAPDSLQPLLDKYNIRFCTAHVAPGQAVNVYSGNIGTIGHVIVEDDCPYAAAKKGNRFLRELSSLYGLELATYTGAELA; this is encoded by the coding sequence ATGAAACACGTGGTTTTCGTCGACAGCACCGTAAGCGGCCTGCTGGCTTTTGAGGCAGCCAAACGGCTTGGCTGCCATGTCACCTTCATTCATCAGCGCGACGCCTCGTTCCTGACGATCTCGATCAAGGACGACACCTCCCGTCTCGAGCCTTACCTGCGATATGTGGATACTTATTTGCGTATCGATAATCTGGAAGACGGCGAACTCAGCCAGTTGTTGGCCAACCTGCACGCAGAGCGTCCTATTGACGCCCTCATCTCTACCTCAGAAGCAGCCATAGTACCGGTGGCGCGTGAGGCCCAGCGTATCGGCACCCTCTACCCGAGGTACGAAGCTCTGTGCGGGGCGGTATACAAGAGTCGATTGCGCGAGACGCTGCGGGCACACGGACTACGCTCTCCTGATTTTGAAGTACTGAGCGAAGAGCAACTGATCAACGGGGTCGCTCCGAGTTTGTCGCTGCCATTCGTTGTCAAGCCGACCCGCGGATTCGCCAAGCAGTTTTCCGCCATTTGCCATAGCCAGGCCGACTTTGACGCCTTTCTCGCCGAGCTGCGCCAGAGTCGCAAGGGTGCTGATCCTATGATCGACCACTTGATAAGCAGCGACTATCTGGTCGAGCAATACATCGACGGTACATTGCATTCAGCGGAAGTCATCGTCCAAGACGCCAAGGTCTCCTGCTTTGCGACCACCATCCGTTTCCGCGCCGACCATAGCGAAATATTAGAAATGACCGCGACCATGCCGTCAGGCCTTGACGCAGCACAGCGCGACGAGATCAAAGCATATGTGCAGGCAGTGTTCAGCGCTCTGGGGCTGGATGTTGGCCTTTATCATGTTGAACTGTTGCGCGATGCCAAAGGGCCCTGTCTAGTGGAGATCAACGCACGCATGATGGGTAGCGTAGCGCCGCAGATGTACCGGATGCTGACCGGCATCGACCCGTTCGAACTGCTAGTCCGTCTGCACCTAGGCGAGCCCATTCTAATTGACGACTCAGTGCTTCAGCGCGCAGGTAGCGTCGTAACTGTCGCCTCCCGCAATGGCGGTCATATCGCCAACGACTACGCCCCCGACTCCCTACAGCCATTACTGGACAAGTACAACATCCGGTTTTGCACCGCCCACGTTGCGCCTGGCCAGGCGGTAAACGTCTATAGCGGCAACATCGGCACAATTGGCCACGTCATCGTTGAGGACGACTGCCCCTACGCTGCGGCGAAAAAGGGCAATCGCTTCCTGCGCGAGCTGTCCTCACTTTACGGCCTTGAACTCGCGACTTATACCGGCGCCGAGTTGGCTTAA
- the prfA gene encoding peptide chain release factor 1, protein MKASLLNKLEILQDRFEELTALLGDAEVISDQTRFRAYSREYAEVEPVYAAYKEWRKVQDDLEGAQALLKDSDPDLREMAVEEVREAKEQLLTLESQLQRMLLPKDPNDGRNVFLEIRAGTGGDEAAIFSGDLFRMYSRYAEKRGWRLEILSENEGEHGGYKEIIARVEGESVYGKLKFESGAHRVQRVPETESQGRIHTSACTVAVLPEPDEQAAIEINPADLRVDTYRASGAGGQHVNKTDSAIRITHLPTGIVVECQEERSQHKNRARAMSWLSAKLNDMQTSAAQNAIATERKLLVGSGDRSERIRTYNYPQGRVTDHRINLTLYSLDDILAGGVEAVIEPLLAEYQADQLAALGD, encoded by the coding sequence ATGAAAGCGTCGCTGCTGAACAAACTGGAAATCCTCCAGGACCGCTTCGAAGAACTCACCGCACTGCTCGGTGATGCCGAGGTCATTTCCGACCAGACGCGCTTTCGCGCCTATTCCCGTGAATACGCCGAAGTCGAGCCGGTCTACGCTGCTTATAAAGAGTGGCGCAAAGTCCAGGACGACCTCGAAGGTGCCCAGGCGCTGCTCAAGGACAGTGACCCGGACCTGCGCGAAATGGCCGTGGAAGAAGTGCGTGAAGCCAAGGAACAACTGCTGACGCTGGAGTCGCAGCTGCAACGCATGCTGTTGCCCAAGGACCCCAACGACGGCCGCAACGTGTTCCTCGAAATCCGTGCCGGCACCGGTGGCGACGAGGCGGCGATCTTCTCCGGCGACCTGTTCCGCATGTATTCGCGCTACGCCGAAAAGCGTGGCTGGCGCCTGGAAATCCTCTCCGAGAACGAAGGCGAGCACGGCGGCTACAAGGAAATCATCGCCCGCGTCGAGGGTGAGAGCGTGTACGGCAAGCTCAAGTTCGAGTCCGGCGCACACCGCGTACAGCGCGTGCCCGAAACAGAATCCCAGGGCCGTATCCACACCTCCGCGTGCACCGTGGCGGTACTGCCCGAGCCGGACGAACAGGCGGCCATCGAGATCAACCCGGCCGACCTGCGCGTGGACACCTACCGCGCATCCGGTGCCGGTGGCCAGCACGTCAACAAGACCGACTCGGCGATCCGGATCACCCACTTGCCCACCGGTATCGTGGTCGAGTGCCAGGAAGAGCGCTCGCAGCACAAGAACCGTGCTCGCGCCATGTCCTGGCTGTCGGCCAAGCTCAACGACATGCAGACCAGCGCCGCGCAGAACGCCATCGCCACCGAGCGCAAGCTGCTGGTCGGCTCGGGTGACCGTTCGGAGCGCATCCGTACGTACAATTATCCACAGGGCCGGGTGACCGACCACCGCATCAACCTGACCCTGTACTCGCTGGACGACATCCTCGCCGGCGGCGTGGAGGCGGTGATCGAACCGCTGCTGGCCGAATACCAGGCCGATCAACTGGCTGCCCTGGGGGACTGA
- a CDS encoding phosphocholine cytidylyltransferase family protein, with the protein MKAIILAAGRGSRLQALTDERPKALVPFNGVPLLQRAIETLRRCDVSEVGIVAGYRSEMLAPFADTLFHNHRWHSSGIFSSLNCASGWLSAEPCLVSYGDIFYDSTLVSELINHPADIVLGYDPAAVRLWQQRFNDPLPDLENFRLVDGLVSAIGQTATSLEVIQGQYIGLFKVTPAGWQALKRQLQGLTPQARDQTDMTSLLGALVSEGFPVAGVATHAPWGEIDCPSDVALYERIYPDL; encoded by the coding sequence ATGAAAGCCATTATTCTTGCTGCAGGTCGCGGGAGTCGCTTACAAGCCCTGACCGATGAACGCCCCAAGGCCTTGGTACCCTTTAATGGTGTGCCACTGCTACAGCGCGCGATTGAAACGCTCCGTCGATGCGATGTCAGCGAGGTTGGCATCGTTGCAGGCTATCGAAGCGAAATGCTTGCACCATTCGCCGACACTTTGTTTCACAACCACCGCTGGCACAGCTCCGGTATTTTCAGCTCTCTAAATTGCGCCAGCGGTTGGTTGAGCGCAGAGCCTTGCCTTGTTAGCTACGGTGACATCTTCTACGACAGCACCCTAGTATCCGAGCTAATTAACCATCCAGCCGATATTGTCCTGGGCTACGATCCCGCTGCAGTGCGTCTCTGGCAGCAACGCTTCAACGATCCGCTACCAGACCTGGAGAACTTCCGCTTAGTCGATGGATTGGTGAGCGCTATTGGACAGACCGCTACCAGTCTTGAGGTCATTCAGGGCCAGTACATAGGCTTGTTCAAAGTCACGCCAGCGGGTTGGCAGGCGTTGAAAAGGCAATTGCAAGGGCTCACGCCTCAGGCACGCGACCAGACTGACATGACATCGCTATTAGGGGCACTAGTCAGCGAAGGTTTTCCAGTCGCCGGCGTGGCGACGCACGCTCCCTGGGGAGAAATTGACTGCCCCAGCGACGTGGCACTATACGAGCGGATCTATCCTGACCTGTGA
- the hemA gene encoding glutamyl-tRNA reductase yields MAFLALGINHKTASVDVRERVAFTPEQLVDALQQLCRLTSSREAAILSTCNRSELYIEQDHLSADVVLQWLADYHRLSLDELRASAYVHEEHEAVKHMMRVASGLDSLVLGEPQILGQMKSAYAVAREAGTVGPLLGRLFQATFSAAKQVRTDTAIGENPVSVAFAAVSLAKQIFSDLGRSQALLIGAGETITLVARHLHEQGVRRIVVANRTLERASILAEQFGAHAVLLADIPQELANSDIVISSTASQLPILGKGAVESALKQRRHKPIFMVDIAVPRDIETEVGELDDVYLYTVDDLHDVVAENLKSRQGAAQAAEELVSVGAEDFMLRLRELAAVDVLKAYRQQSERLRDEELQKAQRLLANGGNPEEVLAQLARGLTNKLLHAPSVQLKRLSAEGRLDALAMAQELFALNEGSTDKSPQ; encoded by the coding sequence ATGGCCTTTCTTGCACTTGGTATCAACCATAAGACTGCCTCGGTAGACGTACGCGAGCGCGTGGCGTTTACCCCAGAGCAGCTGGTAGACGCCCTGCAGCAGCTCTGCCGGCTGACATCCAGCCGCGAAGCGGCGATTCTGTCGACCTGCAACCGTAGCGAGCTCTATATCGAGCAGGACCACCTGTCCGCCGATGTGGTGCTGCAATGGCTCGCCGACTACCACCGCCTCAGCCTGGACGAGCTGCGCGCCAGCGCCTACGTGCACGAAGAGCACGAGGCGGTGAAGCACATGATGCGGGTGGCCTCCGGCCTGGACTCGCTGGTGCTCGGCGAGCCGCAGATCCTCGGCCAGATGAAGTCCGCCTACGCCGTGGCGCGCGAGGCTGGCACCGTCGGCCCATTGCTCGGGCGCCTGTTCCAGGCCACTTTCAGCGCCGCCAAGCAGGTGCGCACTGACACCGCCATCGGCGAAAACCCGGTGTCGGTGGCGTTTGCCGCGGTCAGCCTGGCCAAGCAGATCTTCAGCGACCTGGGCCGCAGCCAGGCCCTGCTGATCGGCGCCGGCGAAACCATCACCCTGGTCGCCCGCCACCTGCATGAGCAGGGCGTGCGCCGCATTGTCGTGGCCAACCGTACCCTTGAGCGGGCCAGCATCCTGGCCGAGCAGTTCGGTGCGCACGCCGTTCTGCTGGCCGACATCCCCCAGGAACTGGCCAACAGCGACATCGTCATCAGCTCCACCGCCAGCCAGTTGCCGATCCTCGGCAAGGGCGCGGTCGAGAGCGCGCTGAAACAGCGCCGGCACAAGCCGATTTTCATGGTCGACATTGCTGTACCGCGCGATATCGAAACCGAAGTCGGCGAACTCGACGACGTCTACCTGTACACTGTCGATGACCTGCACGACGTGGTGGCGGAAAACCTCAAGAGTCGCCAGGGCGCGGCCCAGGCCGCCGAAGAGCTGGTGTCGGTGGGGGCCGAAGACTTCATGCTGCGCCTGCGCGAGCTGGCCGCGGTGGATGTGCTCAAGGCCTATCGCCAGCAAAGCGAGCGCCTGCGCGACGAAGAACTGCAAAAGGCCCAGCGACTGCTGGCCAACGGCGGCAACCCCGAAGAGGTACTGGCCCAACTGGCCCGGGGGCTGACCAACAAACTCCTGCACGCGCCCAGCGTGCAATTGAAAAGGCTCTCGGCCGAGGGCCGCCTCGATGCGCTGGCCATGGCCCAGGAACTCTTTGCCCTCAACGAGGGCTCGACGGACAAATCCCCGCAATGA
- a CDS encoding tetratricopeptide repeat protein: MNKPYALLLAFALLQGCQSLAPQKAEPPVAEAGKSEAEKPVVYGSFKQDTLYSLLVAELAGQRNRFDIALANYTDQAAKTQDPGVSERAYRIAEYLGADEPALDNALVWARNDPQNLDAQRAAAIQLARAGRYDDSMTYMEKVLQGQGDTHFDFLALSAAETDQSTRDGLLQSFERLLVKYPDNGQLVFGKALLLNQDGKAEEALELLESHPPQNGEIAPILLRARLLQALDRGPEALPLLRGAIRDNPDDKRLRLTYARTLVEQDRIADAKGEFLSLVQQYPEDDELRYSLALVCLENKDWDEAEGYLQELIERDSNVDAAHLNLGRIREERHDPAGALREYALVGPGPDYLPAQLRQADILIANGRGTEASRLLADAREAQPDYTIQLFLIESESYSNNNKDAQASQVLQQAIQRYPDDLNLLYTRAMLAEKRDDLPQMEKDLRAIIAREPENAMALNALGYTLADRTTRYSEAKALIDKAHQLTPDDPAVLDSLGWVNYRLGNLDEAETYLRKAFASFPDHEVAAHLGEVLWANGKRREARQVWAKGFEAQADSPILRKTILRLTGSETL; the protein is encoded by the coding sequence ATGAACAAACCATACGCATTGCTGCTTGCCTTCGCCCTGCTCCAGGGCTGCCAGAGCCTGGCCCCGCAAAAGGCCGAGCCCCCCGTCGCCGAGGCCGGCAAGAGCGAGGCGGAAAAGCCCGTGGTGTATGGCTCGTTCAAGCAGGACACGCTCTATAGCCTGCTGGTGGCAGAACTGGCCGGCCAGCGCAACCGCTTCGACATCGCCCTGGCCAACTACACCGACCAGGCCGCGAAAACCCAGGACCCCGGGGTTTCCGAGCGCGCCTACCGCATTGCCGAATACCTCGGCGCCGATGAACCGGCACTGGACAACGCCCTGGTCTGGGCCCGCAACGACCCGCAGAACCTCGATGCCCAGCGCGCCGCCGCCATCCAGCTTGCCCGCGCCGGCCGCTATGACGACTCCATGACGTACATGGAAAAGGTCCTGCAGGGCCAGGGCGACACCCATTTCGATTTCCTCGCCCTGTCCGCCGCCGAAACCGACCAGAGCACCCGCGACGGCCTGCTGCAAAGCTTCGAACGCCTGCTGGTGAAGTACCCGGACAACGGTCAACTGGTGTTCGGCAAGGCCCTGCTGCTGAACCAGGACGGCAAGGCCGAAGAAGCCTTGGAACTGCTCGAGTCGCACCCGCCGCAAAACGGCGAAATCGCCCCGATCCTGCTGCGCGCGCGCCTGCTGCAAGCCCTGGATCGCGGCCCGGAGGCCCTGCCACTGCTGCGCGGGGCGATTCGCGACAACCCGGACGACAAGCGCCTGCGCCTGACCTACGCCCGCACCCTGGTCGAACAGGACCGCATCGCCGATGCCAAGGGCGAGTTCCTCAGCCTGGTCCAGCAATACCCCGAGGACGACGAGCTGCGCTATTCGCTGGCCCTGGTGTGCCTGGAGAACAAGGACTGGGATGAAGCCGAGGGCTACCTGCAGGAGCTGATCGAACGCGACAGCAACGTCGACGCCGCGCACCTGAACCTGGGCCGCATCCGCGAGGAGCGCCACGACCCTGCAGGCGCCCTGCGTGAATACGCCCTGGTCGGCCCGGGCCCCGACTACCTGCCGGCGCAACTGCGCCAGGCTGACATCCTGATCGCCAACGGCCGTGGTACCGAAGCCTCACGCCTGCTCGCCGATGCCCGCGAAGCCCAGCCGGACTACACCATCCAGCTGTTCCTGATCGAATCGGAAAGCTACAGCAACAACAACAAGGACGCCCAGGCCAGCCAGGTGCTGCAGCAAGCCATCCAGCGCTACCCGGACGACCTCAACCTGCTTTACACCCGCGCCATGCTGGCGGAAAAGCGTGACGACCTGCCGCAGATGGAAAAAGACCTGCGCGCCATCATCGCCCGCGAACCGGAAAACGCCATGGCCCTGAACGCCCTCGGCTACACCCTGGCCGACCGCACCACCCGCTACAGCGAAGCCAAGGCGCTGATCGACAAAGCCCATCAGCTGACCCCGGACGACCCGGCGGTACTCGACAGCCTGGGCTGGGTCAATTACCGCCTGGGCAACCTCGACGAGGCTGAAACCTACCTGCGCAAGGCCTTTGCCAGCTTCCCCGACCACGAAGTGGCCGCCCACCTGGGCGAAGTGCTATGGGCCAACGGCAAGCGCCGCGAAGCCCGCCAGGTCTGGGCCAAGGGCTTCGAAGCCCAGGCCGACAGCCCCATCCTGCGCAAGACCATTCTGCGCCTGACCGGATCCGAGACTCTCTAA
- a CDS encoding PEP/pyruvate-binding domain-containing protein, with the protein MHSVNPSPVFTFSGKADTLQQLAPLLSTGQVLPLHRFTVAQWREDWQAVIAHCQAFFGDEPLIVRSSCLAEDRDGHSGAGMYASILDVCGGQALGEAIKTVIASYGLARERDEVLVQQMARGVLASGVAMTRDPETGLPYYVVDYVLGASTDGVTAGNETVHAFVSLGSEAASEPAELPGLFSLLEEVQVLTGHDALDIEFAITVDGPLLFQVRPMTADGPRNASALADAQLRKVLEHEASQLEELICKQRHPRPASTAFLGLMPDWNPAEMIGTKPRALAYSLYKELITDLNWASARFRYGYRDLRRKPLMYQVGGSPYICIAHSIESFIPASVPQDVAERVVEQCGDYLAMHPHLHDKIEFAIIPTCFTPELTSPGAAAALPALRTLSTEQHECYLNELRQLTEHIISPSGPFFSDLTRLPSITDKVQSLMAGEPRRESLQRMRNGLSAANVVAEIFAGAARAAFIGTAIIKSLETAGVVSAGFIDHVTGGVNSIGREMASDFQTLHKDDFLKLHGHVRPGTYDIRVSRYDETPERYFDWQRPLQRPQKSMNGLTVSRAQVNAIQQAFDQCGLNVSAEQFLQFAQAAIASREKLKYLYAAFVSDVLRSLCDWGEVHGFDRDQLSFAQITEFTSVYADIDRKRLHQAIAHNRSRWHETQLVRTPSIICQPQDLFGHRVHWCNPNFITRRATHARVALVLPGQLAPDIEDCIVLIENADPGFDWIFTHRIAGFITAYGGENSHMSIRAREFAIPAAIGVGDTRFKTLLAATSLLLDCAERRIQVLA; encoded by the coding sequence ATGCACTCGGTAAATCCTTCTCCCGTGTTCACTTTTTCCGGCAAGGCCGATACCCTGCAGCAACTGGCACCACTTCTGAGCACCGGGCAAGTGTTGCCCCTTCATCGATTCACCGTGGCACAGTGGCGGGAGGACTGGCAGGCAGTGATCGCGCACTGTCAGGCGTTCTTTGGCGATGAGCCGCTGATTGTAAGATCCAGCTGTCTAGCCGAAGACCGCGACGGCCATTCCGGTGCAGGGATGTACGCGTCAATTCTAGATGTATGTGGCGGCCAGGCACTCGGCGAAGCCATCAAGACGGTGATCGCATCCTACGGCCTAGCTCGCGAGCGCGATGAGGTGCTGGTGCAGCAGATGGCGAGAGGTGTATTGGCCAGCGGAGTGGCGATGACCCGTGATCCAGAGACGGGTTTGCCATATTACGTAGTTGACTATGTACTAGGTGCCAGCACCGACGGTGTCACTGCCGGCAACGAGACTGTGCACGCTTTCGTCTCCCTTGGCAGCGAGGCGGCAAGCGAGCCTGCGGAATTACCAGGGCTGTTTTCGTTGCTCGAAGAGGTACAAGTTCTAACCGGGCACGATGCCTTGGACATAGAGTTCGCGATCACTGTCGATGGCCCTCTGCTATTCCAAGTGCGTCCCATGACCGCGGATGGGCCCCGTAATGCCAGCGCACTTGCCGACGCCCAACTACGCAAAGTTTTGGAGCACGAGGCCTCTCAGCTCGAAGAGCTGATCTGCAAGCAACGCCATCCGCGTCCTGCGTCGACCGCCTTCCTTGGCCTTATGCCGGACTGGAACCCGGCGGAAATGATCGGTACCAAGCCGCGGGCGCTAGCCTACTCGCTATATAAGGAGCTGATCACTGACCTTAATTGGGCCTCTGCCAGGTTCCGATACGGCTACCGGGATCTGCGGCGCAAACCGCTGATGTACCAGGTGGGTGGCTCTCCTTACATCTGCATTGCCCACAGCATCGAGTCATTCATCCCTGCCTCGGTACCTCAAGATGTTGCCGAGCGCGTAGTCGAACAGTGCGGCGACTATTTGGCCATGCATCCTCATCTGCATGACAAGATCGAGTTCGCGATCATTCCTACTTGCTTCACGCCAGAGCTTACTAGCCCCGGTGCCGCTGCCGCGCTGCCGGCGCTCCGGACTCTTAGTACCGAGCAGCACGAATGCTACTTGAACGAGCTACGCCAGTTGACCGAGCACATTATCTCCCCCAGCGGCCCGTTCTTCTCCGACCTGACACGCCTACCGAGTATTACTGACAAGGTGCAGAGTTTAATGGCGGGGGAACCTCGGCGCGAGTCCTTGCAACGTATGAGGAATGGCCTATCGGCGGCCAACGTGGTCGCTGAAATATTCGCTGGCGCTGCCCGTGCAGCGTTCATAGGTACCGCAATAATTAAATCGCTGGAAACAGCGGGGGTAGTATCTGCCGGTTTCATCGATCATGTGACCGGAGGGGTCAATAGTATCGGTCGCGAGATGGCCAGCGATTTCCAGACGTTGCATAAGGACGATTTCCTAAAGCTGCACGGTCATGTCCGGCCGGGTACCTACGATATACGTGTGTCACGCTACGACGAGACTCCGGAGCGTTATTTTGACTGGCAGCGCCCATTACAGCGGCCCCAAAAATCTATGAACGGGCTAACTGTATCTCGGGCCCAGGTCAACGCCATTCAGCAAGCTTTTGACCAGTGCGGTCTTAACGTTTCCGCCGAGCAGTTCCTGCAATTTGCTCAGGCCGCTATTGCATCGCGCGAGAAGCTCAAATACCTCTATGCAGCGTTTGTTTCGGATGTTTTGCGCTCACTATGCGATTGGGGTGAGGTACATGGTTTTGACCGCGACCAACTCAGCTTTGCGCAAATCACCGAATTTACCAGCGTTTACGCCGACATCGATCGCAAACGTTTGCATCAAGCGATTGCCCACAACCGCAGCCGCTGGCATGAAACGCAGTTAGTCCGTACGCCAAGCATCATCTGTCAGCCGCAAGATCTATTCGGCCATCGAGTGCACTGGTGCAATCCCAACTTCATCACTCGACGTGCCACTCACGCGCGGGTGGCCCTAGTGCTTCCTGGGCAATTGGCACCGGACATTGAGGATTGCATTGTCTTAATCGAAAACGCTGATCCGGGTTTTGATTGGATTTTTACCCACCGCATTGCTGGTTTCATCACCGCCTACGGAGGCGAGAACTCGCATATGTCGATCCGAGCCCGAGAGTTTGCCATTCCCGCAGCTATCGGCGTGGGCGATACTCGATTCAAAACCCTATTGGCGGCGACAAGCCTGCTGCTCGACTGCGCCGAGCGGCGTATACAGGTGCTGGCATGA
- a CDS encoding type 1 glutamine amidotransferase, which yields MILVGMTMLRQFNAERQEWRDALDQRWVEFLDQCGLTPLYLPNDPRVSMALVQSLRPQGLLLTGGGSCQALSGTADTRDATERVLLDLAENLRLPVLGVCRGMQVMLTRAGGTLERLAGHVGEHMINMQEQRRRVNSYHEYGFREAPDGYRVLALADDGVIEAVYDDHRRHTGIMWHPERELPADPLDIQRVRHAFGAFS from the coding sequence ATGATTTTGGTTGGGATGACCATGCTCAGGCAGTTCAACGCCGAACGCCAGGAATGGCGGGACGCGCTCGACCAACGCTGGGTTGAATTCTTAGACCAATGTGGGCTGACCCCGCTGTACCTTCCAAACGATCCGAGAGTCAGCATGGCGCTAGTCCAATCATTGCGCCCTCAGGGCCTCTTGCTTACTGGTGGAGGGAGCTGCCAGGCCCTGAGTGGGACAGCCGACACACGCGACGCCACTGAGAGGGTCTTGCTTGATCTTGCGGAAAATCTACGGCTTCCGGTGCTCGGTGTATGCCGCGGCATGCAGGTAATGTTGACGCGAGCTGGCGGCACTTTGGAACGCTTGGCCGGCCATGTAGGCGAACACATGATCAACATGCAAGAACAACGGCGGCGAGTGAATTCCTATCATGAATACGGCTTTCGGGAGGCGCCCGACGGCTACCGCGTACTAGCCCTGGCCGACGACGGCGTGATCGAGGCTGTGTATGACGACCACCGTCGGCATACCGGGATCATGTGGCACCCCGAGCGAGAACTACCTGCCGATCCATTGGATATTCAACGCGTGCGACATGCCTTTGGAGCTTTTTCATGA
- a CDS encoding CDP-alcohol phosphatidyltransferase family protein, with protein MPTLARVFPFVRLLDLANILTMFNIGLAFGTVYFALQGRFVLAATVICLAAMLDFLDGHIARRYLAANNAQRAFGKHLDSFADLLNFSITPALVILILDQSLSATLAAATLVFTAILRLSLFGMPSTSADGGYQGLPTTYSGFVFALALMGLSAGHYGAGVIVGLVALVGILQVTSLRIPKYGALSTVACFAMLFGLSTIYFHPW; from the coding sequence ATGCCCACATTGGCGCGTGTATTTCCGTTCGTCCGCCTTTTGGATTTGGCGAACATATTAACAATGTTCAATATCGGCTTGGCCTTCGGTACTGTTTATTTTGCGTTGCAAGGACGGTTCGTTCTGGCGGCAACGGTGATTTGCCTGGCCGCGATGCTCGATTTCCTTGACGGCCACATAGCCCGACGCTACCTGGCGGCGAACAACGCGCAACGGGCCTTCGGCAAGCATCTAGACAGTTTTGCCGACTTGCTCAATTTCAGCATCACGCCAGCCCTTGTCATCCTAATCCTCGACCAGTCTCTTTCGGCCACGCTGGCCGCAGCAACTCTGGTTTTCACGGCCATTTTGCGGTTATCGCTGTTTGGCATGCCCAGCACATCGGCTGACGGGGGATATCAGGGACTACCCACCACATATTCAGGATTTGTCTTTGCGCTGGCGCTGATGGGGCTATCGGCCGGGCATTACGGTGCCGGTGTGATCGTCGGCCTGGTGGCCCTGGTCGGCATCCTCCAGGTCACCAGCTTGAGAATTCCCAAGTATGGCGCACTTTCGACGGTCGCTTGCTTCGCAATGCTGTTCGGGCTCAGCACCATTTACTTTCATCCCTGGTAA